From the genome of Methanobrevibacter smithii ATCC 35061, one region includes:
- the tfe gene encoding transcription factor E translates to MIDDPLVKSLLTNVVEDESNLPIVQALIDGVETDEAIAEKTEIKLNIVRKILYKLYDMGLATYKRSKDPETQWFTYSWKFEEQEVINHIKSDSEEYLKMLNKELEKEEDTMYFVCPQGHIRLDFETATEYDFICPECGEELEFFDNTNLIKQIKDDIKTVESNYKSFTKKVDA, encoded by the coding sequence ATGATAGACGATCCCTTAGTAAAATCCTTATTAACCAATGTTGTGGAAGATGAAAGCAATTTACCTATTGTTCAGGCATTAATTGATGGTGTTGAAACAGATGAGGCAATTGCTGAAAAAACTGAAATTAAATTAAACATCGTTAGAAAAATCCTTTACAAACTTTATGATATGGGATTGGCTACCTACAAAAGAAGTAAAGACCCGGAAACACAATGGTTTACTTATTCCTGGAAATTTGAAGAACAGGAAGTGATTAATCATATTAAAAGCGATTCAGAAGAATATCTAAAAATGCTTAATAAGGAACTGGAAAAAGAAGAAGATACAATGTATTTTGTATGTCCTCAAGGACACATCAGACTTGATTTTGAAACTGCTACAGAATATGATTTCATTTGCCCGGAATGTGGTGAAGAATTAGAATTCTTTGATAATACTAATCTAATTAAACAGATAAAAGATGATATTAAAACTGTTGAAAGCAACTACAAATCTTTCACCAAAAAGGTTGATGCTTAA